The DNA window TCAAGTGGTTGATAAgctatgaaaagatgctgaacattaACAGTATTCagggaaataaatgcaaattaaaaccacattttgttaATTTCACAAAGCTAGCAACTTTGCTAACCCCTCTTGCTCTATTTACTTACGTTTAAATTGGGAATATTAATGTCTGTCCTCAGGAATTTACAGACTAAGGaggaataagtgaaataatagaaaacaggTAACTATGTACTGAAATACAGTGAATCATGTACTGAAAATCCAGagctagaggggtgcctgggtggcttagttggttaagcatctgcctttggctcagatcaggatcccagggtcctgtgatcgagccccatgtcaggctccctgctcagcaggagagtctgcctctccctcttcctctccctctccctctgccaatgctcgtatgctctctctcaaataaataaaatctttaaaaaaacaaacaaaaacaaagaaaaaaatccagagcTAGAGGCTAGAGATACAGtgactatatttttttttttttaagattttatttatttgacagagatagagacagccagcgagagagggaacacaagcagggcgagtgggagaggaagaagcaggctcatagcagaagagcctgatgtggggctcgatcccagatcgccgggatcacgccctgagccgaaggcagacgcttaaccgctgtcccacccaggcgcccctacagtgaCTATATTCTTTACCAAAAAATCAACACAAATAGACTTAAAATGTTCTTTAGCCTTCCATCTTACatgttttatcttgttctttgtCAACTCCCCCTAATTCCAGAGTGCATGCTGCTGCCAGATTAGCCCATTGCGTGTCTCAGTGCATAAAGTGACACAGACCAGACACTTTATCTTGGCCTTATAAATCTGTTCCCATCCTATCACTGAACCCTTTTAAGAAGTTTAGCCCAGCTCATCTACCAATGTAAAtagcttctcccctccccataaTGGTTACCATTTAGCTAAAAacaccatctcatttaattcttgtaaCAATCCCATCAGGTATTATTTTCTCATCCAAGagatcattcccattttataagaaattggAGGCTTGGAGTGAATAAACCACTTATCTGAAGTCACAGAAATGCTCAGGGACAAAGCTGAGATTTTAAGACAGGTTTATCCAACTCCAAAATCTACATTTTCTATCACTGTACTCCACTGGCGCCCAACATCATGAGCTGTTATTGTCTTTGTGGGTCTGAAGAGGGGGGGTGCCCGTGTCCCTCCTCGCAGGCATGCTGTTGGCACCTTGGCACTGAAATCTTGCGGGGGGGGGGTCCCTTGGGGTGGCACAGTCCCACcctcttagaggaaaagctccttaaaaagaaatatgttggGGCCCCCAGGTGGcccagttaggcgtctgccttcagctcgggtcatggtctcggggtcctgggatctagccctgcatcgggctccctactcccccagggagtctgcttctccctctccctgtgtctgctgcttcccctgcttgtgctctgtcaaataagcggataaaatcagtaaagaaagggaaatgaaaaagaaaaatgttgagaaatggGGAGGTGTGTGTAGGATTTCAGAGTCAACTTTCACTTGATCCCCTAGTGGGTCTGACTTTAGGTAAGTGAGAGCTCCTCTTCTGAGTTTGCATCCCACCCACAACCCTTCCCCAGAGCTGTCATTGGTGTCTCCTCATCTCTGACCCAGCATCCCCTGGCCAGACCACAGTTATCCTAGACCTGGGACTAGCTGGGCCACCCATTGATGATGTCACCCACAATCTCAGGTTCCAGGCTGCCTGGGGGGCTGTCCAGGAGATGGGGCCACCATCTGCTAAAGTGGGAATGCAGGGCAGGAGGCTGTTTTACCTCAGCAAGGTTCCTCTAGTCCCTACCTGGCAGAGCAGACAGGGGCGTGTTGTGTCCAAAACAGCTGATGCCTATTGACAAAGGCATGGAACTGCCCTCAACCTGATTGAGTAGTTTCAATGTTAGCCGTTAACTTGAGGAGGCAGAATGCAATAGGAGCCTGGGAAGCAAGAATCCCTCTCAGCACCACAATCACAGCACAATGCTCACCACGAACCAGGCCAATTCTAAATGCATTAACTCATGTAAGCAACACAGCAACTCCACAAGATAGCTACTACCATCGCCCATTTAACAGGTAAGGAAATACCAACAGTAACTTTTAATTTGCCTGAGAACTGCTAGTGAGTACTGGTTATTCATCTGTGAAAGAGGGATGCAAATGCCAGCCCTAAATCTACATAATTCAAGGAGTTTTGTACACAACTCCTACGCATTGGTAATAAAGAGTATTTCTTAAGCTGGAACCCGTTACAGTTTACCTCCTTCCACCTTTTGGGATATAGGAAAGACTTTTTCCAGTGGGGCCCAGGTAACGCGGGTGCAGAAAGTTCCTGGGGAAAGTCCAAAATAAATTGGTAACCATAGCGGTGTCTCCaggaaggggaaactgagtgGTTGGGGGGCCGGATGGGAAATCTACTTTTCACTGTATTTATCAAGATATTTGAATTAAACAAAGGTTAAAAGGTCTGCTTAGTCCCAGGTGAAGCTGGCTGGGGCTTTTGCTTCAAAGATGGCGCAAGGATAAGGCCAGGCCTGCCAGCGCCCAGGATCACCAGTGAGCTACAGCGAGCTCAGCGTCCTTTCCCTACGGCACCGGGGTGGGCATTTTCAAACtcggaggaagggagggagtgccCACCGCCCGGGCTTAGGAGGGTCTAGCCCCGCAGCGCACCGGAGGCCCCCGCCCCGGGCGGCTGGAAGAAAAGGccggccccctccccgcccagcccCGCCAAATTTAAAAGCCCTCGCCCACCCGCTGGGGCCGTTCCTGACCAACAAGTCTTTCTCCCACATTGCGGGGTGCTCCCCCTCGCCTCTCGCGCTCCCCGTACGGCCGCCCACAGGCCCTGGCTCCTCTCCCAGGGCCCGTCCGGGCGGCAGCCGCGCCATGTCCAGCCCGGTGCAGCGAGGCCGCCGGCCGCCCACTCCCCCCGACGCTCCGGACCAGCCCCCGCGCTCAGGCGGCTCCCCAGCGCCCCAGCACCGCCGGGCCGGGCCAGGCACACCCCGCGCTCCCGGACGCCTCGACTCGTCCTTCTCCGTCGAGGCCATCCTGGCCaggcccgcccgccgcccgcccgccacCGCCCTGCTGGCCGTGTCTGCCTGCGCCGCCGCGAGGCTCGGCACGGCTCCCTCCGGGTTTCCCGCGACGTGGCTGCCAGCCTACCTGGGCGTGGGTCTCCTCCAGCCGTGCCCCCAGCCGCCCGGGCCGGGGCTCCACGTGGCTCACTTCTGCGGCCTCCAGGGCCTCGGCGTCACAGGTACGAGGTGGCCGGGCGCCCGGGAGCTGGGCGGGGCGGCTGTAGCGTGGAAGCCGCGACAGTGGTCACAGGATAGAGAAGTCCCTGAGTTTGAGAATCACGCCCGGTCGGAGGGGGAAGGGGCCCAACGACCCTTGACCTTGCAGTGGAATCCGTGACCCGGGGGTGGGAGTGGCGGAGACCAACCCACGCCGGACGAGGCTCCCCCCGCACGCTCGCTGCGGAGCACAGAGGTGTGCGTGAGCGCGGGTGCAGCGCGGGACGTGCGGGCGGGTCAGAGGGGGGCCTCGGAAGACCGGCCCGGGGCCAGCCCTGGGGCTGTAGAGCGTCCTGTCAGAAGGAGTTTATAGAGTCTCTCGCC is part of the Ursus arctos isolate Adak ecotype North America unplaced genomic scaffold, UrsArc2.0 scaffold_8, whole genome shotgun sequence genome and encodes:
- the NOTO gene encoding homeobox protein notochord; this translates as MSSPVQRGRRPPTPPDAPDQPPRSGGSPAPQHRRAGPGTPRAPGRLDSSFSVEAILARPARRPPATALLAVSACAAARLGTAPSGFPATWLPAYLGVGLLQPCPQPPGPGLHVAHFCGLQGLGVTGLELAHCSGLWGTPDWAPAEELQDTERPQKRIRTMFNLKQLEELENVFTKQHNLVGKKRAQLAAQLNLTENQVRVWFQNRRVKYQKQQRLKLPAVSAVSASQDEPSSSSDNSVQREDTESGVDS